The Primulina huaijiensis isolate GDHJ02 chromosome 6, ASM1229523v2, whole genome shotgun sequence genomic sequence ACTAATCAGATGGAGGAGGAAATAGCAGAACAAGGAGATGCAACAGCTCAACCAACATAGCCCAATCCATTTGGACCATGTCTCTGGTGGAAAAAGGATCATCCACTTGAGCTGGTCATTGGTAACCCAACCGCTTCTCTTAGAACCACAAAAGAAATGATAGATAAATTTATGCATCATGCTTTTTTTTCTCAGTTAGAACCTAAGAAAATCGATGATGCTTTCAATGATACCAATTGGATTGATGCCATGCAGGAAGAACTTAATCAATTCGAAAGAAGCAAAGTTTGAAATTTAGTTCTTCGACCTGCTAATGTGCATGTTATTGATACTAGATGGGTGTTTAGAAACAAGATGGATGAAAACGGTTCAATAGTTAGAAACAAAGCGAGACTAGTTGCTCAAGATTAAGTAAAAACATGGAATTCTCGTTGGAATATTCCAGTTTCTTGCTCTGAAGTTGGACATAAACTTGATCAACTCGCTGTACACTGGATGCTACCAGCTCGATAGAAATTTTTACAGCATATCGCCCACCTCTTGTAGATGCTACTTCTCGAAATATGAGGAGGTTTctgtttttttcttcttcttttttttggtGTAGTTCTTCATCAGATTGTGAGGTATTTATAGATTAGAATGATCAACTGAAGGAGCAGTTGTTACAACTCAATTTATTATTGATAATGATTGTTAAAAAGATTATTATAACTTCATCTTACTTCAGCTGATTATACccttaatttcttgaatttgatggTTAAAAATTTTTGGTTTTCAGATCATCTCTTGTGGGACAATCAACATCCATATACAGCATGTCTAATTTATTGAAAACTTTCGACCTTTTCCACTCGGTTGAAAAAGAAAGCTAATAACAAACAAAACGTACTTACTAGAAGGCTTGGATTGGGAGAGACAAATAATGTGAAGCATGAAAGTCGAATGTCcaaatgaaaaagaaagcaaATGCAAACAAGTCCCATCCATATATACAATAAAGACATTCATTATATTGAAGAATTACAAAATCTTAACACTTTTAAATATCAACATTTTTTTACAAAGACCAAAACAAAGTTCACAAACTCAAAAAatctatataaatttaattttgaaaattaaaaaaataaaagtgaaaaaGTACTGTTGCTATCCATCATACGCCCATTACtcggtttaatcagaaaatggtCACCACACTCCTTCCCCCTTCTTCTATATAAGCCCTCGGACCTTCCACCACCTCTACTGCTCAGCCTCCCAAGCTCTCtctataaacatatatatacttcTATATTTACACAACAAGCCCACCAAGAGCTTCCCTTTTCTGTGCTGAAAACCATGCGCGAGGCAGCAATGGAAGTTGCCAACCACACTGAATATAGTGTGGTTGAAAACAACAAGAATAAACTAGAGTTCATTGAGGAAGTCACCAAGAATGCTGATGAGATTCAGAGGAAAGTTCTCGCTGAAATCCTGACCAGAAATGCCCATGTTGAGTACATGAAAAGACATGGCCTTAATGGGCGGATTGACAGGGAAACTTTCAAGAAAATCATTCCTGTCATCACTTACGAGGACATTTTGCCCGATATCAACCGGATAGCCAATGGGGACACCTCTCCCATTATCTGTTCTGAAGCCATCTCTGAATTTTTAACTAGGTGTGTGTGACTTAGATGTGAAACTTTTGAGTTTTAAACTAGTTGATTTGTTTTGGATTTTGAATTTGACAAAAATGGTGGTTTTCTTTGTGCAGTTCTGGGACATCGGGTGGGGAAAGAAAAGTGATGCCCACCATTGAAGAGGAAATGGGGAGAAGATCATTGCTTTACAGTCTTTTAATGCCTGTGATGAGCCAATTTGTGCCTGGTTTAGATAAGGGAAAAGGGATGTATTTCTTGTTCATAAAATGTGAGACCAAGACACCAGGTGGGCTACCAGCTCGGCCTATTTTAACCAGCTACTACAAAAGCTCCCATTTCAAGGACAGGCCTTATGATCCCTACACAAACTACACTAGCCCGAATGAAACCATTCTTTGCACTGATTTTTACCAAAGTATGTATTCTCAGATGCTTTGTGGCCTTTGTCAGAACAAGCAAGTCCTCCGAGTCGGCGCCGTTTTCGCCTCCGGGTTCATCCGGGCTATCCGCTTCTTGGAGAAGCACTGGACCCTTCTTTGTCACGACATCAGAGCTGGAACCCTCAATTCCATTATCACTGATCAATCGGTGAGGGAGGCGGTGATGCGGATCAACAAAACTGACCCGAATCTTGCGGACTTCATCGAGGCCGAATGCAAGAAAGACAGCTGGCAGGGAATTATCACCAGGTTGTGGCCTAATACAAAATACATAGATGTTATCGTGACGGGGACAATGTCACAGTACATACCGACTCTGGAGTATTATAGCAATGGATTGCCTCTTGTGTGCTCAATGTATGCCTCTTCCGAGTGTTATTTCGGTGTGAATCTTAACCCCCTTTGCCAGCCTAGTGATGTGACCTACACTCTTATCCCAACCATGGCCTACTTCGAATTCTTGCCGGTGCAGCGTAACAATGGCGTCGTACCGAAATCTCTTGATGATCAGAATGAACAAGATTTGGTTGACTTGGTTGATGTCAAGATTGGACAGGAATATGAGCTTGTTGTCACCACTTATGCTggtaaattcaagaaaattagCAGTATATTCTTGAATGGTTTTGTGGAATAATGCTTTTAATGATGTTTTCTTTAACTTTATTTCTATCTTATTGCAGGGCTGTATAGGTATAGAGTTGGCGATGTGCTTCGAGTTGCTGGATTCAAGAACAATGCACCTCAATTCAACTTCATCTGCAGAAAAAATGTAGTCTTGAGCATCGACACCGATAAAACCGACGAAGTTGAGCTGCAAAATGCTGTCAAGAAAGCAGTGAGCGTTTTGATGCCATTCAATGCATGTCTCACCGAGTACACGAGCTATGCCGATACGACCACGATTCCAGGCCACTATGTACTATATTGGGAGCTCAGCCACAATGGCTCCCCTCAAATTCCTGAATCGATATTCGAAGACTGTTGCCTGACCATTGAAGAATCCCTCGACTCTGTTTACCGCCAGAATCGAGTTTTCGACGCAATAGGTCCTCTGGAGATCAAGGTAGTGGAAGTTGGGACCTTTGATAAGCTCATGGACTATGCCATTAGCCTAGGTGCCTCCATTAATCAGTACAAAACGCCCCGGTGTGTGAAATTCGCTCCCATTGTCGAGCTTTTGAACTCGCGGGTCCTGTCGACTTATTTCAGTCAAAAGTGCCCAAAATGGACTACTCCTGCCCTCAAGCAATGGACTGATATGAACTGAAAGCTTCATTTTCAGatgaattatttctttgatcagttTAGTATTTAGAACTTGATGGATCCTACTTAATTTGACCAATTGTTGTTATGTCTTCTTTCTTTAAATCATGGTAGAATTATCATAAGCAGCCATCTATAAACACTTCTGTTTCGAGAAGGCTTTGTTTCTTTAAACTTGAAACTCGCCGAGACAATAGAATATcttctttaaataaatatataatacaatttttttcaaaGTACTCTTGAAAAAAAATCTGAATCTGGTGAGtaagtttt encodes the following:
- the LOC140978873 gene encoding indole-3-acetic acid-amido synthetase GH3.6-like, translating into MREAAMEVANHTEYSVVENNKNKLEFIEEVTKNADEIQRKVLAEILTRNAHVEYMKRHGLNGRIDRETFKKIIPVITYEDILPDINRIANGDTSPIICSEAISEFLTSSGTSGGERKVMPTIEEEMGRRSLLYSLLMPVMSQFVPGLDKGKGMYFLFIKCETKTPGGLPARPILTSYYKSSHFKDRPYDPYTNYTSPNETILCTDFYQSMYSQMLCGLCQNKQVLRVGAVFASGFIRAIRFLEKHWTLLCHDIRAGTLNSIITDQSVREAVMRINKTDPNLADFIEAECKKDSWQGIITRLWPNTKYIDVIVTGTMSQYIPTLEYYSNGLPLVCSMYASSECYFGVNLNPLCQPSDVTYTLIPTMAYFEFLPVQRNNGVVPKSLDDQNEQDLVDLVDVKIGQEYELVVTTYAGLYRYRVGDVLRVAGFKNNAPQFNFICRKNVVLSIDTDKTDEVELQNAVKKAVSVLMPFNACLTEYTSYADTTTIPGHYVLYWELSHNGSPQIPESIFEDCCLTIEESLDSVYRQNRVFDAIGPLEIKVVEVGTFDKLMDYAISLGASINQYKTPRCVKFAPIVELLNSRVLSTYFSQKCPKWTTPALKQWTDMN